From Thalassococcus sp. S3, one genomic window encodes:
- a CDS encoding proteasome-type protease: MTYCVGMRLERGLVFMSDTRTNAGLDNIATAKKMHTWEIPGERVITLMTAGNLATTQAVVGLIDERTKAPAERSPSILQAPSMFQIARDVGQTLKEVIADNLAGGQEASAAAFGATMIMGGQIKGSAPRLFLIYPEGNFIEASDENPFFQIGETKYGKPILVRAFEPEMGFEDAIKLLLVSFDSTIKSNLSVGLPIDYITYDTDSLCVGQQARIEEGDAYYSAISSGWGEALKVAFGQLPEFRFP; this comes from the coding sequence ATGACCTATTGCGTGGGAATGCGCCTTGAGCGGGGACTGGTGTTCATGTCGGACACCCGCACCAATGCGGGGCTGGACAATATCGCGACGGCCAAGAAGATGCACACCTGGGAGATCCCGGGGGAGCGGGTCATCACCCTGATGACAGCCGGCAACCTGGCCACGACGCAGGCGGTTGTCGGTCTGATCGACGAACGGACGAAGGCGCCGGCGGAACGGTCGCCGTCGATCCTGCAGGCGCCGTCGATGTTTCAGATCGCGCGCGATGTAGGGCAGACGCTGAAAGAGGTGATCGCCGACAATCTGGCGGGCGGGCAGGAAGCTTCGGCCGCGGCGTTCGGTGCGACGATGATCATGGGCGGTCAGATCAAGGGCAGCGCGCCACGGCTTTTTCTGATCTATCCGGAGGGCAATTTCATCGAGGCCTCCGACGAAAACCCGTTTTTTCAGATCGGCGAAACGAAGTATGGCAAGCCCATCCTGGTGCGGGCATTCGAGCCGGAGATGGGGTTTGAGGATGCGATCAAGCTGCTGCTGGTGAGTTTCGACAGTACGATCAAATCCAATCTCTCGGTCGGTTTGCCGATTGACTACATCACCTATGACACCGATAGCCTGTGCGTCGGTCAGCAGGCCCGGATCGAGGAGGGGGATGCGTACTACAGCGCCATCTCCAGCGGTTGGGGCGAGGCGTTGAAGGTGGCCTTCGGACAATTGCCGGAATTTCGCTTTCCCTGA